CAAAAGCCATATAAATAAAAAGTTTTATCTGGGCGGAATACTGGTACATGAAAAGGTCCGCGCCGGAATTATCAAGTATCATAACTTCGTGTATCATTGTCAGTTCCAGATGCGTGTTAGGGTCATCCACCGGCATACGGGAACATTCAGCAACAGCAAGCACAAAAAATGATATTGAAGATACAATGACAAAAACAAAATAAACCGCGCCGGACGCGTTGACAGAACTGAAAATTTTATATAAGGACGTATTGCCGCTTATAAAAGCAAGCGCGCCTGCCGTAAAGAAAAATATAGGTTCCGCAAATATTGAAAAAAACGATTCCCTGGAAGCTCCCATCCCTTCAAAAGAACTTCCTATATCCATAGCCGCGATTATCTGAAAAAACCGCGACAACCCCAGTACATAAGCAAAAAATATTATATCACCTTCAAAACTTATAAGCGGCTTTGCGGAAGCCAGCGGTACCATCGCGGATGCTATTACCGTACATGCCAGATTAACCGGCGGCGAAATACGGCTGATAAAGGATGAATGCGACGAGTTAATTGTCTCTTTTTTAATAACCCTGAAGAGTTCATAATAAGGCTGAAGCACAGGCGCGCCCTGCCTTCCGGTAAAATAAGCTTTTAACTTATTGACAATTCCGCTAAGAA
The nucleotide sequence above comes from Candidatus Goldiibacteriota bacterium HGW-Goldbacteria-1. Encoded proteins:
- a CDS encoding hydrogenase, whose translation is MEMTDFLKSCLAFASVLVLAPLLSGIVNKLKAYFTGRQGAPVLQPYYELFRVIKKETINSSHSSFISRISPPVNLACTVIASAMVPLASAKPLISFEGDIIFFAYVLGLSRFFQIIAAMDIGSSFEGMGASRESFFSIFAEPIFFFTAGALAFISGNTSLYKIFSSVNASGAVYFVFVIVSSISFFVLAVAECSRMPVDDPNTHLELTMIHEVMILDNSGADLFMYQYSAQIKLFIYMAFEAAFLLPLLKISGMGAVLIVVLTAVIFAFVLAVVETITGRIKIREVPQYLLFATAIGILNLLIFVLNK